From one Mycolicibacterium sp. HK-90 genomic stretch:
- a CDS encoding nitroreductase/quinone reductase family protein gives MSETVRAAAAVELAKHRKLITSVLSGRILSALMLPMLRWAPPAGYGVLTTTGRRTGRRRSRCVRIVRAGDRAYVVALRPPKLAVEHPDWVNGWVHNIRAEPAVSVRLPGGSRRGRATEITDPAEYRMARALLAERVYLVDFAECAIHLRGLPSKAKILGLHRYWFDTGNPVRIDLADCQTRSGP, from the coding sequence ATGAGTGAGACCGTCCGGGCAGCGGCAGCGGTCGAACTGGCCAAGCACCGCAAGCTGATCACCTCCGTGCTGAGCGGACGGATCCTCAGCGCGCTGATGCTGCCGATGCTGAGGTGGGCACCGCCCGCCGGTTACGGTGTCCTGACCACCACAGGGCGCAGAACCGGTCGGCGTCGCAGCAGATGCGTGCGGATCGTCCGAGCCGGTGATCGGGCATATGTGGTCGCTCTGCGACCGCCGAAGCTCGCCGTCGAGCACCCCGATTGGGTGAACGGTTGGGTCCACAACATTCGCGCCGAGCCGGCGGTATCCGTTCGGCTACCCGGTGGCTCCCGACGTGGGCGGGCTACCGAGATCACGGATCCGGCCGAATACCGGATGGCTCGGGCATTGCTGGCCGAGCGCGTGTACCTCGTCGACTTCGCTGAGTGTGCGATCCACCTGCGGGGTCTGCCGTCCAAGGCCAAAATCCTTGGGCTGCACCGATATTGGTTCGATACCG